TGATTCTACATCTTTCACTTGCATCTTCTCTTGTTTTTCCCTTTGTTTGTCATTTCTTTCCTCTTTCTTCATCTTCCAGAAGTATATCAGGTTTTTTTCAGGGTAGGTGACTTTAGCAAGAGGCagtttatgaatgttttttgtCTCCGTAGTGATCAAAAGGAAAGTAAGGGCAGAAAGACAGAAGGGCCAGGTACATGCTGGGAGTCCAAACTGTTGAAATACCAtgtaaaaccatttaaaatcaCAGAAATTTGTGTataaattttatgttttggGTTTATAATACGTACAGTAGACATCACATTTGCAATTGCCGAGCCGAGATATGCACAGAAGAATGCTACGGGAAAACAAGATTGTAATTTCAGTGATTTGCCCATTACTATAggaaattatttttacataatcaGGAAGGAAAGGAAATATCTGATAGGAACCTACCACAGACCACAGCCAGAAGATGTGTCTGCCATGTGAGAGCATAGAACATCCCACCAATGGCAATGCAGGCCAAAACACAGTTATAACCCCACTGGCCAAAGTAGATGTTCTCGAATGGTGCAGCAAGAGCAAGACCTGAAAGttacatttcagttttaccttaattatcaatattaaaatgtcttaatgcTGATGATATTTATTACTAAATATTGTAATACACTTGTGATTGCTTACCTGACACCATACCAACTGCTGATCCAATAGTTGCATGTACAAATGTTATGGGTGAGGAAATGAACAAGGCAATCATAAATATCCCTCCTGTCCAAGCATTGTCACATCCATATACCTGTCCAATACCCACAGGGATTGAGCAGaaaagctgtaaaaaaaaaaaaatattatatttaatataatattctaCTGCAgaaacaactattttcaacattaataataagaaccattatcAATAATTAAACACCAATAATAAATGAGCACCAAATgtgcatattagaataattgctgaaaattcagctttgcaatcacagaaataaattacattttaaaataattaaaatagaaaacagctcttttaaattttaaaatatttacaattttttactgtatttttcatcaaattaatGTAGCCTttgtaagcataagagacttctttcaaaaacatttaaaaaaattcttaattattccaaactatGTATTATGTAAGATTTGCCTTTTAGGAGATTACTTTGCCATAGGACTTAGGTGACATTAAATTTGAGCAGAAAATCTGGAATTTCCTGCTAGATTGAATTGCATAATGTCAGTTACAGTGTCTCGTGATGAACCTGCTCTCTTCAGTGTCATGTAACATCAGTCTAGAAGATTCCTAAAGCAGAACTGTTGCATAATCGCCCTTTCTCGTTCTGGGGAAGTGGCTCTTTATCAAGATGCAACTTTGGGACAGCTTTCACTTCTTTGATTTTGGCCTCATTTTCACTTGTTAGCTCTTACCTTAGCATAATCCAGCTCGGACCATGTCATGTTATACAAGGATGTGCGTGGCTGGATGAGAATCTGTGGGAAGTGTTGATTGTAGTGGCCTGTAGCCACCATATGAAGGCACACTAGTATGTTAAAAGGCAGGGTGAAAACTGGCAGGTCCCACCGACTGTTGATGGAAGCCAAGGCACTGGACACTATAGGACTGGAAAAAACAACACAGCTAGGATTCTAGATTTCAGCACAGAGTCTAAACTGGTGGTTCTCCACTGTTGGGTTGTGACCCAAATATTAGTCActgggtaaaaacaaaaaaaacaattgctaAAACAAAAGCtgctaaatttaaataataaaagactTTGTGTATAGTTTGTAAAATCAATACACTTTTTAATAGGGAGGAAAAATGCTTCCAGTGTCTTGGAGGTGTGTAAGGGTGTGTGTCCAATCAGATTCatgtgtcacatgacatgccctcaaaaatgaagaaaactaTGCAGAGTAAAAGATGCCAGCATGaataactaaaatgtatttaaatacaatcAGATAAGTCATTTTGTCCTTACATAACcctatgcagaaaaaaaatcttaaaatgtttGAGTGTTCAATTTTTTGAACATTCTTTTACCATGTGACAGAACTTCAGTACCTCAATCATATGACAGTCTTTGACTGatggaacattccattttagtGTTTTGCAGTTATCTGCCTTTGAAGAAGCTAAATTCCTTGCGTTTTTGTCCTTCCTGGAATGTCTCTTGGaatacacaacttttaaaatccgaaccaatttttaaaatactagGCATTCTACACTTGCCGATTTGTATAtggttacagagaaaaactggGCATCATACACTAAACGACTAACGATCACAAACTACCACACTTTCAAGTCGTTCCGAACACAACAAATATTGTTGCTAGGTAatgcatgaaaataaaaacaaagtgtgTTCTAAAATCacctcaaaatatcaaacatgtttgatatccaTCAACTGGATGGATTCCTAGTCAGAAACTAAAAAATCTGTAGCCATCAtacatgattttctgtaaaatcGGTCAACTCCGCTGACCAAATTTCTGCAAACTGGATCTGACTTTCAGCAACTAACGTTAACTCATCCAGACTGCAAGGGAATCTGTGCAATagttgtgtagtgtattccagcctttcctttttttttttgttacaagcCCAAATTAGCCATAAATGAACTGAAGAACCAAGAGATGAACTCACCATGCCATTGACATGAAGATGTTGGGAAGAAGCAGCCACCAGTACCAATCTCCTGCATCAGAGAAAACCGCCATCAGGAGGCCAACCAAGATGCCGTTATATCCATACAGGCCAGCTGCGATAGCTCCTCTGAGGGAAgtataaaatattgaatataatACTAAAAACCACACTCAAAGTCTGCAAGTCTGTAAGACATCACCTAAATACCTGTTCTGACAGAGGATGAGTGCAGAAATCGTAGCAAACAAAGTGCCAACAAAACCATTGATTGCCCACCATCTGTTCTGAAGGATCAGTCCAGCAAAGATGATCAGTCCACTGAGAGGGTTGTTCACAAACATCACCTGAGCTGCTCCACGCAGCACCCAGTCCAGAATCTGGAGCAAGATAAATTGACCTGCACAGTGTAAACATGTGAGAGTACAAGTGGGTATAAAGAAAATCTCCATAGAAGTTGGAATACAAaactgtacttacattatccttAAGTAATTTTTGCATTGTCCTAATgcttacattttcaaaatgtaataaaataatgactttttttttgtagatagaaattaaacatctttaaaaaatgttgtttgtttgcCTCTTGCTTAGTAAGCGTGCATTGTTTTTCAGTTGGGTGTGGATCTCTCATTATCCAACTTCCTAAAGGCAAAGTGTCCGTATGCAGACTAAAAAAAGTGGTTAGTACCTTAACTAGATGAGCACATCTAGCAGATTCCCACATGTTTACAAGTACCACGACAGTTTTAAAACTACACAAAGTGTTCCAATATGACAGTTGTTCAGTCATCTTTGTGGTGAAAGAAACAGAAATGTTTAGGTGGGTTAGAACAAGGCTTTTCCCTGGTTGAATATGATTAACTCGTTGATCAATTTCTAAATTACTTGTGTGCAAACAATCTCCTAAATGttcttgttttttcttctttctaaaTTTGCCTCCTTATTGAGATCTAAGCTAGCTTACTCTTGTACCTTTCATCCATTCACCGAATGCAGCCATGTCTCCAGTAATGTAAGAGAGGCATTGGGTGATCTTTGCTTTAAACTTCTGATGTGAATTTGGCTTCTCGGGTCCCTGCAGCTGCTGTTTCTTCTGCTCTGTAGTTTCTTGGACTGGATTTGCCATGAGTGGTTGTAGCTCCTGTAAATATTCACGTATTTCATTGGTATAATAATGATTCTGATGAAAAACAGGATTTTAGAATTTATATACTTTACTGGGGTTTGTTTACATTCTGGCTCGAGCATGACCGGATTTTCCTttacaaaagacaaaaacaggAAACATCTCACCTTTGTGTTTTGAGCACTGGAATACTGTGAAGTGGAAGTTCTGCAGAAATGTGGGACAGCCTTCAAATAaagcattaaatattatttatgtattcatcatttcattattcattatttcataGATACCATCATATTAAATTAGACAGACATTTACTGATACTAAGattcagtgagagagagagagagagagaagatctACCTTAGTTAGTTGTGTTTCAGGCATATATGTGGCGAGTTATAGAAGCATCGAGGTCCATAAATCCACTGCTCTGATGCTTTTATAGTGCTGGTCTGCATGTGTTGCTCCACCTCTATTCATGCAGTGCTGATAAAAATGAGTGATAAAACCTCCTCTCATTCCTTATGCATTCTCCCTGCGGTCATTGAGCTGGTTACTTAAGCACGGATCACTACTTCAGCAATGTCACCAAATTTAGATTTCACTCCGAGTCTGATTAGCTGCTAAAACCCatacaaataacattttatggCTTATGAGAAAAGCATTGATCGATATAAATTGTTGATACTTTTCTTATGCATTTACtgaataactaaaataaacGCACATTTGTCTTAGTATTTAATAAGCAGATCACATAGAACAATTATGGATTAACCCATACTTGAGGCAAATTGCAGCTTGTTAATCAGCTTTGtagaaaaaacacaacaaaagaccTCTGTTGTCAGAAATCATTTtcttgctgctcaagaaacatttcttactattattaattaaaatggttgtgctgtttaataattttgtagaagccattataaatataaaatttcaaatatcaacagtgtttctcagaaattgcttaaaggtagggtaggcaatgtttttcagaaacactttttgttatactggctgaaactctcttcacatcctgatagcaatcaataatagaagttgtctttatattaaaaaaaatatatacatatatcttctgtgtaagtctcaggaccaaaaaaaaaaaaaatttcaaatgcAATGATCAGCGTGTTCTGTAAGGCTATTGCAGacttgtagacagacagtcacagaGTGCCACAACTAAACAGCAGCCACTTTTACaattcctcctgaaccaaaacaacaagcttatgctgcgttatgccatgtcgtaattacagtaatggcaacccgtgacgttcgTACTTAGAGTTGTTCGCGTCCTTAGACTcggaattatgcatttctatggcaacatcaatgccgaaatgaatctgcagcaggtGGTACAACTCAAActctaagttgtttatgttgattattttttgtaatgttatgtgctttgagacatgaggtaatttaatgtTGTCTCTCAtgatgctttgcagactctgctttGGCTGTGCGCATTGAAACGCAAAGAAGAGTACAAAAGTCAGTAGAGTGGTTTTCTCTTCTCCTGCTCACCTTTCACATTTCTTACAGACACACCATTTATGCACATGCGCAGTTGTCATTCAACCTCAAATTACATAAATGCTCTAAGTGACTGTTAcagcgttcatgtgttttggatgaggtgtggctttggagagcgctctgaagggagggtgggatgtTATGCTTTCTAAGCTAGCTTGCAATTGCTAGCT
This Ctenopharyngodon idella isolate HZGC_01 chromosome 5, HZGC01, whole genome shotgun sequence DNA region includes the following protein-coding sequences:
- the slc14a2 gene encoding urea transporter 2 isoform X1, which codes for MPETQLTKAVPHFCRTSTSQYSSAQNTKELQPLMANPVQETTEQKKQQLQGPEKPNSHQKFKAKITQCLSYITGDMAAFGEWMKGQFILLQILDWVLRGAAQVMFVNNPLSGLIIFAGLILQNRWWAINGFVGTLFATISALILCQNRGAIAAGLYGYNGILVGLLMAVFSDAGDWYWWLLLPNIFMSMACPIVSSALASINSRWDLPVFTLPFNILVCLHMVATGHYNQHFPQILIQPRTSLYNMTWSELDYAKLFCSIPVGIGQVYGCDNAWTGGIFMIALFISSPITFVHATIGSAVGMVSGLALAAPFENIYFGQWGYNCVLACIAIGGMFYALTWQTHLLAVVCAFFCAYLGSAIANVMSTFGLPACTWPFCLSALTFLLITTETKNIHKLPLAKVTYPEKNLIYFWKMKKEERNDKQREKQEKMQVKDVESQLKKEEIIVAMEKKEHPDVFTVEVRQEETTQSRTNKNSEATELHLTQL
- the slc14a2 gene encoding urea transporter 2 isoform X3, with amino-acid sequence MANPVQETTEQKKQQLQGPEKPNSHQKFKAKITQCLSYITGDMAAFGEWMKGQFILLQILDWVLRGAAQVMFVNNPLSGLIIFAGLILQNRWWAINGFVGTLFATISALILCQNRGAIAAGLYGYNGILVGLLMAVFSDAGDWYWWLLLPNIFMSMACPIVSSALASINSRWDLPVFTLPFNILVCLHMVATGHYNQHFPQILIQPRTSLYNMTWSELDYAKLFCSIPVGIGQVYGCDNAWTGGIFMIALFISSPITFVHATIGSAVGMVSGLALAAPFENIYFGQWGYNCVLACIAIGGMFYALTWQTHLLAVVCAFFCAYLGSAIANVMSTFGLPACTWPFCLSALTFLLITTETKNIHKLPLAKVTYPEKNLIYFWKMKKEERNDKQREKQEKMQVKDVESQLKKEEIIVAMEKKEHPDVFTVEVRQEETTQSRTNKNSEATELHLTQL
- the slc14a2 gene encoding urea transporter 2 isoform X2 is translated as MLYLKAVPHFCRTSTSQYSSAQNTKELQPLMANPVQETTEQKKQQLQGPEKPNSHQKFKAKITQCLSYITGDMAAFGEWMKGQFILLQILDWVLRGAAQVMFVNNPLSGLIIFAGLILQNRWWAINGFVGTLFATISALILCQNRGAIAAGLYGYNGILVGLLMAVFSDAGDWYWWLLLPNIFMSMACPIVSSALASINSRWDLPVFTLPFNILVCLHMVATGHYNQHFPQILIQPRTSLYNMTWSELDYAKLFCSIPVGIGQVYGCDNAWTGGIFMIALFISSPITFVHATIGSAVGMVSGLALAAPFENIYFGQWGYNCVLACIAIGGMFYALTWQTHLLAVVCAFFCAYLGSAIANVMSTFGLPACTWPFCLSALTFLLITTETKNIHKLPLAKVTYPEKNLIYFWKMKKEERNDKQREKQEKMQVKDVESQLKKEEIIVAMEKKEHPDVFTVEVRQEETTQSRTNKNSEATELHLTQL